In Nonomuraea sp. NBC_00507, the following are encoded in one genomic region:
- a CDS encoding DUF1275 family protein, whose protein sequence is MSPKEIRPPGDALSGTGPVVSERVAVRLLVVLAAAAGCLDAVCVMRLGGPFASVITGNLVQLGRGVATLDGALAAGAATAVAAYALGVAAASTGLGRGRLGRGGAGRGGAGRGGAGRGGAGRGGAGWRRRACLIAAAELALLVCVCAGWLATGGQPSATVAVLLLAPASAAMGVQSALTIGSGVPGASTTYLTGTLTSLVHAGAGTPHGRADGEAGTPHGRAAAGAGTPLRRAAGGVGRLAALLCGATVGALLLLVAPLWAPALSAVLVAVVVAIIAISTRGRTEGS, encoded by the coding sequence ATGTCACCCAAGGAGATCAGGCCGCCCGGTGACGCGTTGAGCGGGACGGGTCCAGTGGTGTCCGAGCGGGTGGCGGTGCGCCTTCTCGTGGTTCTCGCCGCGGCGGCGGGTTGCCTGGACGCGGTGTGCGTGATGCGGCTCGGAGGCCCGTTCGCCAGCGTCATCACCGGCAATCTCGTGCAACTCGGGCGTGGCGTCGCGACGCTGGACGGTGCGCTGGCGGCGGGCGCCGCCACAGCCGTCGCCGCTTACGCTCTCGGCGTCGCGGCCGCCAGCACCGGGCTCGGCCGCGGCAGGCTCGGCCGCGGTGGGGCCGGTCGCGGTGGAGCGGGTCGCGGTGGAGCGGGTCGCGGTGGAGCGGGTCGCGGTGGGGCCGGTTGGCGCCGGCGGGCCTGTTTGATCGCCGCGGCCGAGCTGGCGCTGCTGGTCTGCGTGTGCGCTGGCTGGCTGGCCACCGGCGGGCAGCCGAGTGCGACCGTCGCCGTGCTGCTGCTGGCGCCGGCATCCGCGGCGATGGGTGTGCAGAGCGCGCTGACGATCGGCTCCGGCGTGCCCGGAGCATCGACCACCTACCTGACCGGCACTCTGACCAGCCTCGTGCACGCCGGGGCTGGGACGCCGCACGGGCGTGCCGACGGCGAGGCTGGGACGCCGCACGGGCGTGCCGCCGCCGGGGCCGGGACGCCGCTCCGGCGTGCCGCCGGCGGCGTGGGCAGGCTGGCGGCGCTGCTCTGCGGCGCCACCGTCGGCGCGCTGCTGCTGCTCGTGGCGCCGTTGTGGGCGCCGGCCCTGTCGGCGGTCCTGGTCGCCGTCGTCGTTGCGATCATCGCGATCTCCACCCGTGGGCGGACGGAAGGTTCGTGA
- a CDS encoding sensor histidine kinase translates to MLPVVLAAAGLAIAVATVVLDIQARGVPIPEAAELDLGWPSALWGLAMLLPGVLLLRLLPRHAVAWVLTGFGLLWMVDSLASSWAAYAIYVAPGTPGASAAYWFYASFGSTLLLGLPVLILLFPDGRLPEGRVWRALSVTSLALTGLLPVLLITVPFTVIARYHGTQLPPEIARLGLDPLAVPLPYAFWEPALSVAYVSILVSLVVPFAATVRRYRVADPERRAQIRWLMWAALMDMVVLLTPLTVPPQLPAVLLGLAIALTSAAVVVAVTKYRLYDVDRLISATVAYGVLAALVVLVDVAVFTAAGSVLGERDSALAAIAIVAVLYAPLRGWLWRGARRLTRGPRHDPYAAVSTLAERLELATDPDEQLLAVATTLAGAFRLAYVRVEIERPNGDRSVVERGTPRGPSVSLPVAYRGEVVGRLVLCRAGELSERDQRLLGDLVRQAAAAARATELSADLQRIRAHLVLTREEERRRLRRDLHDGLGPSLGAMALRIEAARNLAATAPAQADRLLEQTAADVGGVLADMRRLVHDLRPPALDELGVLRAIEQQADRVRSAALDVRVTGDGALDALPAAVEVAAYRIVSEALANVVKHAGAARCDISLRVGECGLEVTVRDDGRGIGPDVAAGVGMLSLRERAAELGGHCEVSCPPGGGTLVGARLPMDCLA, encoded by the coding sequence ATGCTGCCGGTCGTGCTGGCCGCCGCCGGGCTGGCCATCGCGGTGGCGACGGTGGTGCTGGACATCCAGGCGCGCGGCGTGCCGATCCCGGAGGCGGCGGAGCTTGACCTCGGGTGGCCGTCGGCGCTGTGGGGGCTGGCGATGCTGCTGCCCGGCGTGCTGTTGCTGCGTCTGCTGCCGCGCCACGCCGTTGCCTGGGTGCTGACCGGATTCGGGCTGCTGTGGATGGTGGACTCCCTGGCCTCGAGCTGGGCTGCCTACGCCATCTACGTGGCGCCGGGTACGCCGGGCGCGTCGGCGGCGTACTGGTTCTATGCAAGTTTCGGCTCGACGTTGCTGCTCGGGCTGCCGGTGCTGATCTTGCTGTTCCCGGACGGGCGGCTGCCGGAGGGCCGGGTCTGGCGCGCGCTGTCGGTGACGAGCCTGGCGTTGACCGGGCTGCTGCCTGTCCTGCTGATCACCGTGCCGTTCACGGTGATCGCGCGATATCACGGCACGCAGCTGCCGCCGGAGATCGCCCGGCTGGGTCTCGATCCGCTGGCGGTCCCGCTGCCGTACGCGTTCTGGGAGCCCGCGCTCAGCGTGGCGTACGTGTCGATCCTGGTGAGCCTGGTGGTGCCGTTCGCGGCGACGGTGCGCCGCTACCGGGTGGCCGATCCAGAGCGGCGGGCCCAGATCCGGTGGCTCATGTGGGCGGCCCTGATGGACATGGTCGTCCTGCTGACGCCGCTCACGGTGCCGCCGCAGCTGCCCGCGGTGCTGCTGGGCCTGGCCATCGCGCTGACCTCGGCGGCGGTCGTCGTGGCGGTCACCAAATACCGGCTCTACGACGTCGACAGGCTGATCTCGGCCACCGTGGCCTACGGCGTGCTGGCGGCGCTGGTGGTGCTGGTGGACGTGGCGGTGTTCACAGCGGCGGGCAGCGTGCTCGGCGAACGCGACTCCGCCCTGGCCGCGATCGCGATCGTGGCCGTGCTCTACGCGCCGCTCCGCGGCTGGTTGTGGCGCGGGGCGCGGCGGCTGACCCGCGGTCCCCGGCACGATCCCTACGCCGCGGTCTCGACGCTGGCCGAGCGGCTGGAGCTGGCGACCGACCCGGATGAGCAGTTGCTCGCGGTCGCGACCACGCTGGCCGGGGCGTTCCGGCTGGCGTACGTGCGGGTGGAGATCGAACGTCCGAACGGGGACCGTTCCGTCGTGGAACGCGGGACGCCCCGCGGGCCGTCGGTGTCGCTGCCGGTGGCCTACCGGGGCGAGGTCGTGGGGCGGCTGGTGCTGTGCCGTGCCGGCGAGCTGAGCGAGCGGGACCAGCGGCTGCTGGGCGACCTCGTACGGCAGGCCGCCGCGGCGGCGCGGGCCACCGAGCTCAGCGCCGACCTGCAGCGCATCCGCGCCCACCTGGTCCTGACCCGTGAGGAGGAACGCCGCAGGCTCCGCCGTGACCTGCACGACGGGCTCGGCCCCAGCCTGGGCGCGATGGCACTGCGGATCGAGGCGGCCAGGAACCTGGCCGCCACCGCGCCCGCCCAGGCCGACCGCTTGCTGGAGCAGACGGCGGCCGACGTCGGCGGCGTGCTGGCCGACATGCGCCGGCTGGTGCACGACCTGCGCCCGCCGGCGCTCGACGAGCTCGGCGTCCTGCGCGCGATCGAGCAGCAGGCCGACCGGGTCCGCTCGGCCGCGCTGGACGTCCGTGTCACCGGCGACGGCGCGCTGGACGCGCTGCCCGCGGCGGTGGAGGTGGCGGCCTACCGTATCGTGTCCGAGGCATTGGCCAACGTGGTCAAGCACGCGGGTGCGGCACGCTGCGACATCAGCCTGCGCGTGGGCGAGTGCGGGCTGGAGGTGACGGTGCGGGACGACGGCCGCGGCATCGGGCCCGACGTGGCCGCCGGCGTCGGCATGTTGTCGCTTCGCGAGCGTGCGGCCGAGCTGGGCGGGCACTGCGAAGTGAGCTGCCCGCCCGGCGGGGGGACGCTGGTCGGCGCCCGGCTGCCGATGGATTGTCTGGCTTGA
- a CDS encoding response regulator transcription factor, whose product MSDETIRVVLADDHPVYRDGLAVLLGSIPGIEVAGTAADGAEAVERAADLQPDVVVMDVRMPGLDGIEATRRIAADSPHIGVVVLTMSEEDATLFAAMRAGARGYLLKGAGQAEIVRAITAVAHGEAIFGPAVALRVAEFFQGAAVTDDPVFPQLTPREREILALVAAGRSNTQIASALFLSQKTVRNNVSNIFAKLHVADRAEAIVRARDAGLGRR is encoded by the coding sequence GTGTCTGACGAGACCATCCGCGTGGTGCTGGCCGACGACCACCCGGTCTACCGGGACGGGCTCGCGGTGTTGCTCGGCTCGATACCGGGCATCGAGGTGGCGGGCACGGCCGCGGACGGCGCGGAGGCGGTCGAGCGCGCCGCCGATCTGCAGCCCGACGTGGTGGTGATGGACGTGCGCATGCCCGGGCTCGACGGCATCGAGGCGACCAGGCGGATCGCCGCCGACAGCCCGCACATCGGCGTCGTGGTGCTGACCATGTCGGAGGAGGACGCCACGCTGTTCGCCGCCATGCGCGCCGGCGCCCGTGGCTACCTGCTCAAGGGCGCCGGCCAGGCGGAGATCGTCCGCGCCATCACGGCGGTCGCGCACGGTGAGGCGATCTTCGGGCCGGCCGTCGCGCTGCGGGTGGCCGAATTCTTCCAAGGGGCCGCGGTCACCGACGATCCGGTGTTCCCGCAGCTCACGCCGCGCGAGCGGGAGATACTCGCGCTGGTGGCGGCCGGCCGGTCCAACACGCAGATCGCCTCGGCGTTGTTCCTGTCGCAGAAGACCGTACGCAACAACGTCTCCAACATCTTCGCCAAGCTGCACGTCGCCGACCGCGCCGAGGCCATCGTCCGAGCCCGCGACGCAGGCCTCGGCCGCCGCTAG
- a CDS encoding aldo/keto reductase: MSEKLIDTNHDNILLGGDLPVRRIGYGTMRLADGPDSPRGAEAHIWRPPADRAAAIAVLRRAVELGVTLIDTADAYALGGGEELVAEALYPYGDGVAVATKIGVLRPSPTEWVPLGHPAYLRQQAELSLRRLRVERIDLLQLHRIDPNVPLADQIGALKQLRDEGKVRHLGLSEVSVEQLREAAEIVPIVSVQNMYNLATRQHEPVVDHAAAGGIAFIPFFPVAMGAHAGPDGPVAAVAREIGATSAQVALAWLLHRSPTIVPIPGTTSQSHLEENLAALDLSLTDEQFARLDRVGR; this comes from the coding sequence ATGAGCGAGAAACTGATCGACACCAATCACGACAACATCCTGCTGGGCGGGGATCTTCCGGTGCGCAGGATCGGCTACGGAACCATGCGGCTCGCGGACGGTCCGGACTCCCCGCGCGGGGCCGAGGCGCACATCTGGCGCCCCCCGGCCGACCGGGCGGCCGCGATCGCGGTGCTGCGCCGCGCGGTGGAGCTGGGCGTCACCCTCATCGACACCGCCGACGCGTACGCGCTCGGCGGCGGTGAGGAGCTGGTCGCGGAGGCGCTGTACCCGTACGGCGACGGCGTGGCGGTGGCGACCAAGATCGGCGTGCTGCGGCCGTCCCCTACCGAGTGGGTGCCGCTCGGCCACCCCGCCTACCTGCGGCAACAGGCCGAGCTGAGCCTGCGCCGCCTTCGCGTCGAGCGCATCGACCTGCTTCAGTTGCACCGCATCGATCCGAACGTCCCGCTCGCCGACCAGATCGGGGCGCTCAAGCAGCTGCGGGACGAGGGCAAGGTGCGGCATCTCGGCCTGTCGGAGGTGTCGGTGGAGCAGCTCCGCGAGGCGGCCGAGATCGTCCCGATCGTCAGCGTGCAGAACATGTACAACCTGGCCACCCGGCAGCACGAGCCGGTCGTCGACCACGCCGCGGCCGGCGGCATCGCGTTCATTCCGTTCTTCCCCGTGGCGATGGGCGCGCACGCGGGTCCGGACGGGCCGGTCGCGGCGGTGGCGCGGGAGATCGGCGCGACGTCGGCGCAGGTGGCGCTGGCCTGGCTGCTGCACCGCTCGCCGACCATCGTCCCCATTCCAGGAACGACCTCTCAGTCGCATCTGGAGGAGAACCTCGCCGCGCTGGATCTCAGCCTGACCGACGAGCAGTTCGCCCGGCTGGACCGGGTCGGCCGGTGA
- a CDS encoding MerR family transcriptional regulator, producing MKIGDLARETGASTRMLRYYEEQGLLRSERSGGGHRRYAEDTPAAVRNIRGLLAAGLPTHLIREILPCVEGPSLADLHPCVRRYLDEQLSEMDARISTLQQSRSALASLIQTTAA from the coding sequence ATGAAGATCGGTGATCTGGCGCGGGAGACCGGGGCCAGCACCCGCATGCTGCGTTACTACGAGGAGCAGGGCCTGCTGCGCTCGGAGCGCAGCGGCGGAGGTCACCGCCGCTACGCCGAGGACACGCCCGCCGCCGTCCGCAACATCCGGGGACTGCTGGCGGCGGGGCTGCCCACGCACCTGATCCGTGAGATCCTTCCCTGCGTCGAGGGGCCGAGCCTGGCCGACTTGCACCCGTGCGTCCGCCGCTACCTGGACGAGCAGCTCAGCGAGATGGACGCCCGGATCTCCACGCTCCAGCAGAGCCGCTCCGCGCTCGCTTCCCTGATCCAGACGACCGCCGCCTGA
- a CDS encoding MFS transporter: MSYVRNSRWTALGVLSATGLMTILDGSIVTVAMPAIQEDLGFSGAELSWMVNAYLIPFGGLLLLAGRLGDLIGRRTMFLTGNMIFAAASVLAGAATDPGLLIAARFLQGVGSALASAVVLGILVTLFTDPRERGKAIAIFSFTGAAGASIGQVLGGVLTDALSWPWIFFINVPIGVITVVLALLALPADRGIGLAAGADVLGAVLVTTGLMLGIYTVVKVEEYGWLAAHTLGLGAVSLALLAAFVARQATAKAPLMPLRILQSRNVVGANLAQMLALSGMFAFQVLVALYMQRVLGYGALDTGLAMLPAAVGIGSISLFVSARLSARFGARAVLMAGLALLIGAMLLLTQVTVNAGYVTHLLPAMLLISGGGLVLPALATLGMSGARESDAGLASGLFNTTQQVGMAIGVAVLSTMAASRTGELLASGAGQAAALTGGYRLAFGISAGLLLAAFAVALAVLRAPAAAGEPAQQEVAATS, from the coding sequence ATGTCGTACGTGCGTAACTCGCGCTGGACCGCCCTGGGAGTGCTGTCCGCGACGGGACTGATGACGATCCTCGACGGCAGCATCGTGACGGTGGCGATGCCCGCCATCCAGGAGGACCTCGGCTTCTCGGGCGCGGAGCTGAGCTGGATGGTCAACGCCTACCTGATCCCCTTCGGCGGGTTGCTGCTCCTGGCGGGCAGGTTGGGCGACCTGATCGGGCGTCGGACGATGTTCCTGACCGGGAACATGATCTTTGCCGCCGCCTCCGTGCTGGCAGGCGCCGCCACCGATCCCGGACTGCTCATCGCCGCCCGGTTCCTGCAAGGCGTGGGGAGCGCGCTGGCCTCCGCCGTGGTCCTGGGCATCCTGGTGACGCTGTTCACCGACCCGCGCGAACGGGGCAAGGCCATCGCGATCTTCAGCTTCACCGGGGCCGCCGGCGCCTCGATCGGCCAGGTCCTGGGCGGTGTGCTCACCGACGCCCTGAGCTGGCCGTGGATCTTCTTCATCAACGTGCCGATCGGCGTGATCACCGTCGTGCTCGCGCTACTGGCGCTGCCCGCCGACCGCGGGATCGGGCTGGCCGCCGGCGCGGACGTCCTCGGGGCCGTGCTGGTGACCACCGGCCTGATGCTGGGCATCTACACCGTCGTCAAGGTCGAGGAGTACGGCTGGCTCGCCGCCCACACCCTTGGCCTCGGCGCGGTGTCGCTGGCCCTGCTCGCCGCGTTCGTGGCACGGCAGGCCACGGCCAAGGCCCCGCTCATGCCGCTGCGGATCCTGCAGTCGCGCAACGTGGTCGGCGCCAACCTCGCCCAGATGCTCGCCCTGTCGGGGATGTTCGCCTTCCAGGTCCTCGTCGCGCTCTACATGCAGCGGGTCCTGGGGTATGGGGCGCTGGACACCGGGCTGGCGATGCTTCCTGCCGCCGTGGGCATCGGCTCGATCTCGCTGTTCGTCTCGGCCCGGCTCAGCGCCCGCTTCGGCGCCCGCGCCGTCCTGATGGCCGGCCTGGCCCTGCTCATCGGGGCCATGCTCCTGCTCACCCAGGTCACGGTGAACGCCGGCTACGTCACTCACCTGCTCCCTGCGATGCTGCTGATCTCCGGCGGCGGGCTCGTGCTCCCGGCGCTGGCCACGCTGGGCATGTCCGGCGCGCGGGAGAGCGACGCGGGTCTGGCGTCCGGTTTGTTCAACACCACCCAGCAGGTCGGCATGGCCATCGGCGTGGCGGTGCTCTCCACGATGGCCGCCTCGCGCACGGGTGAGCTGCTGGCCTCCGGAGCCGGCCAGGCCGCCGCGCTGACCGGAGGATACCGGCTGGCGTTCGGCATCTCCGCCGGGCTGTTGCTCGCGGCGTTCGCCGTGGCGCTCGCCGTCCTGCGCGCCCCGGCCGCCGCCGGCGAACCCGCTCAGCAGGAGGTGGCTGCGACCTCCTGA
- a CDS encoding MarR family winged helix-turn-helix transcriptional regulator, with product MTAMAPARTETDLSFLLDHTSHVLRTQMSAALAEIGLTSRMHCVLVHALEEERTQIQLAELGDMDKTTMVVTVDALEKAGYAERRPSSTDRRARIIAVTDTGAAIARRSQEIVDGVHRAALTALPEDEREVLVRALNRLVSGHLAAPAEGAQQTRRARERGK from the coding sequence ATGACAGCGATGGCTCCCGCGCGTACAGAAACAGACCTGTCCTTCCTGCTCGACCACACCAGCCACGTGCTGCGCACCCAGATGTCGGCGGCGCTGGCCGAGATCGGGCTGACGTCGCGCATGCACTGCGTGCTGGTCCACGCGCTGGAGGAGGAGCGCACCCAGATCCAGCTCGCCGAGCTCGGCGACATGGACAAGACCACGATGGTGGTGACGGTCGACGCACTGGAGAAGGCCGGGTACGCCGAGCGCCGCCCGTCCAGCACCGACCGCCGCGCGCGCATCATCGCGGTCACGGACACAGGCGCGGCGATCGCCAGGCGCAGCCAGGAGATCGTGGACGGCGTGCATCGGGCGGCGCTGACGGCATTGCCCGAGGACGAGCGCGAGGTCCTGGTCCGCGCCCTGAATCGCCTGGTCAGCGGGCATCTTGCCGCCCCCGCCGAGGGAGCCCAGCAGACGCGAAGGGCACGGGAGCGCGGAAAGTAG
- a CDS encoding dienelactone hydrolase family protein has product MRQHVRIPLPDGSSLDATVALPEGVAPAAGWPGAVVVHEIYGIEPDMLDVVDRFAEHGYAAILPDLYSHGTRIGCLARAMHQFTTGKPGRPTADIDATRQWLADRDDVDGSRLGVIGFCMGGGFALAYAASTPPGVRAASVNYGAVPRDQEELRTVCPVVGSYGGRDRGFRAHGTRLQEHMRALGLEHDVEIYAAAGHSFMTDGHHPLAKLALFPLRHGLVQPTADDAWQRTFAFFDKYVANG; this is encoded by the coding sequence ATGAGGCAACACGTGCGCATTCCGCTGCCGGACGGCAGTTCACTTGACGCGACCGTGGCGTTGCCGGAGGGGGTCGCGCCTGCGGCCGGATGGCCGGGGGCGGTGGTCGTGCATGAGATCTACGGCATCGAACCGGACATGCTGGATGTGGTCGACCGGTTCGCCGAGCATGGATATGCGGCAATCCTGCCTGACTTGTACAGCCACGGCACCAGAATCGGATGCCTGGCGCGGGCCATGCACCAGTTCACGACCGGTAAGCCGGGGCGGCCGACCGCCGACATCGACGCGACCCGGCAATGGCTGGCCGACCGCGATGACGTCGACGGCAGCCGGCTCGGCGTGATCGGATTCTGCATGGGCGGTGGGTTCGCCCTCGCCTACGCGGCGAGCACGCCCCCCGGTGTGCGGGCCGCATCGGTGAACTACGGCGCGGTTCCCCGCGACCAGGAAGAACTGCGGACGGTATGTCCGGTCGTGGGCTCCTACGGCGGGCGGGACCGAGGCTTCCGGGCGCACGGCACGCGGCTGCAGGAGCACATGAGGGCGCTCGGCCTCGAGCACGACGTCGAGATCTATGCGGCGGCCGGGCATTCCTTCATGACCGACGGCCACCACCCCCTCGCGAAACTCGCGCTGTTCCCGCTGCGGCACGGCCTCGTCCAGCCGACCGCGGACGACGCGTGGCAGCGCACCTTCGCCTTCTTCGACAAGTACGTCGCCAACGGCTGA
- a CDS encoding DUF3817 domain-containing protein has protein sequence MELRLFRLVAIAEALSWTGLLVGMFFKYIVVVGELGVKIFGPIHGALFLLYVAAVISAGRAHGWRTGTIVLGLACGVPPFASVWFERRMSRRAAEVAPEAV, from the coding sequence GTGGAGCTTCGTCTGTTCCGACTCGTGGCGATCGCTGAGGCGCTGTCGTGGACGGGGCTGCTCGTCGGCATGTTCTTCAAGTACATCGTGGTGGTCGGCGAGCTCGGCGTGAAGATCTTCGGTCCGATCCACGGCGCACTGTTCCTGCTGTATGTCGCCGCTGTGATCTCCGCTGGGCGCGCCCACGGCTGGCGTACCGGGACGATCGTGCTCGGCCTGGCCTGCGGGGTGCCCCCGTTCGCCTCGGTATGGTTCGAGCGGCGCATGTCCCGCCGGGCGGCGGAGGTCGCCCCCGAAGCCGTCTGA
- a CDS encoding adenylyl cyclase → MTTQPPGDGSRTSRSPGRHIARALTAGLVLATAVMMAGPAATAASPAPGAPDLGPNVTVFDPSMPVSDIQATLDAAHAAQVDNEMGTTRHAYLFKPGTYGTAEHPLQIKVGYYTEIAGLGASPTDVVINGKVEVYNRCLADGGTANCLALVNFWRTLSNLSINVNAAGQDGCRASANFWAVSQAVSLRRLNISGGNLSLMDYCTAGPQYASGGFIADSKLPSVTNGSQQQWLTRNSEVAGWSNGVWNQVFSGVVGAPDDAAFPSPPYTTLDATPVSREKPYLFVDAQGKYKVRVPAARKDTRGVTWAGGMTPGRTLPISDFFVAKPSDSVQVINSQLARGKHLLLTPGVYDIARSIEIKRPNTVVLGLGHATLTAVHGSTPLVVADVPGVVVAGVTVDAGLEKSPVLLRVGKRHGPRWSSADNPTTLSDVYFRVGGPHVGKTDIALEVNSDNVLIDHAWVWRADHGVEGFTDTQRWNTNLGRNGAVINGDHVTATGLFVEHFQQYNTVWNGDDGTTILYQNELPYDPPTQADWMNGDVEGWAGYKVGDRVKTHRLYGGGVYVFNQNNPQIHTENGFEVPQTPGVKLHHIMTVNLSAGIIDHVVNGVGDAADTTKVGVPVYVADYPAP, encoded by the coding sequence ATGACGACCCAGCCTCCCGGCGACGGGAGTCGCACGAGCCGGAGCCCCGGCCGGCACATCGCCCGGGCGTTAACGGCCGGTCTCGTGCTGGCCACCGCCGTCATGATGGCGGGACCGGCCGCGACCGCCGCATCGCCGGCCCCCGGCGCTCCCGATCTCGGGCCGAACGTCACCGTCTTCGATCCGAGCATGCCGGTCAGCGACATCCAGGCGACCCTCGACGCCGCACATGCCGCTCAGGTCGACAACGAGATGGGCACCACGCGCCACGCCTACCTCTTCAAGCCCGGCACGTACGGGACCGCGGAGCACCCGCTCCAGATCAAGGTCGGCTACTACACCGAGATCGCCGGCCTGGGCGCCTCCCCCACCGACGTCGTCATCAACGGCAAGGTCGAAGTCTACAACCGCTGCCTGGCGGACGGCGGAACCGCCAACTGCCTCGCGCTCGTCAACTTCTGGCGCACCCTGTCCAACCTGTCGATCAACGTCAACGCGGCCGGCCAGGACGGCTGCCGGGCGTCGGCGAACTTCTGGGCCGTCTCCCAGGCGGTGTCCCTGCGCCGGCTCAACATCAGCGGCGGCAACCTGTCGCTGATGGACTACTGCACCGCCGGCCCGCAGTACGCCAGCGGGGGCTTCATCGCCGACTCCAAGCTGCCGTCCGTCACGAACGGATCGCAACAGCAGTGGCTGACCCGCAACAGTGAGGTCGCCGGCTGGTCGAACGGCGTGTGGAACCAGGTCTTCTCCGGCGTCGTCGGCGCACCGGACGACGCCGCGTTCCCGAGCCCGCCCTACACGACCCTCGACGCCACTCCCGTCAGCCGGGAGAAGCCCTACCTCTTCGTGGACGCGCAGGGCAAGTACAAGGTCCGCGTGCCCGCCGCTCGGAAGGACACGCGCGGCGTCACGTGGGCCGGCGGCATGACGCCGGGCCGTACGCTGCCGATCAGCGACTTCTTCGTCGCGAAGCCGTCGGACTCGGTGCAGGTCATCAACAGCCAGCTGGCGCGCGGCAAGCACCTGCTGCTGACGCCCGGCGTGTACGACATCGCGCGGAGCATCGAGATCAAGCGCCCGAACACGGTCGTCCTCGGTCTCGGGCACGCCACGCTCACCGCCGTCCACGGCTCGACCCCGCTCGTTGTCGCCGACGTCCCCGGCGTCGTCGTCGCCGGCGTGACCGTCGACGCGGGTCTGGAGAAGTCGCCTGTCCTGCTGAGGGTGGGCAAGAGGCACGGGCCGCGCTGGAGCTCGGCGGACAACCCGACGACGCTGTCCGACGTGTACTTCCGGGTCGGCGGGCCGCATGTCGGCAAGACCGACATCGCGCTCGAGGTCAACAGCGACAACGTGCTCATCGACCACGCCTGGGTGTGGCGCGCCGACCACGGAGTCGAGGGCTTCACCGACACCCAGCGCTGGAACACCAACCTCGGCCGCAACGGCGCCGTCATCAACGGCGACCACGTGACCGCGACCGGCCTGTTCGTCGAGCACTTTCAGCAGTACAACACCGTCTGGAACGGCGACGACGGCACGACGATCCTCTACCAGAACGAGCTGCCGTACGACCCGCCGACCCAGGCCGACTGGATGAACGGCGACGTCGAGGGCTGGGCCGGTTACAAGGTCGGCGACCGCGTGAAGACGCACCGCCTCTACGGTGGCGGGGTCTACGTCTTCAACCAGAACAACCCGCAGATCCACACCGAGAACGGCTTCGAGGTTCCGCAGACCCCGGGCGTCAAGCTGCACCACATCATGACGGTCAATCTCAGCGCCGGAATCATCGACCATGTCGTCAACGGCGTGGGTGACGCGGCCGACACGACCAAGGTCGGTGTGCCGGTGTACGTCGCGGACTACCCGGCCCCTTAG
- a CDS encoding chorismate mutase: protein MSELYGHSDGPPAEEESDPHALARKELQRLRDSIDNLDAALIHLLAERFKCTKEVGKLKAQYELPPADPEREAQQIRRLRLLAEESKLDPVFAERFLGFIVEEVVRHHELIANSMSAARGN from the coding sequence ATGTCTGAACTTTATGGGCACTCCGACGGCCCTCCGGCTGAAGAAGAATCTGATCCCCATGCGCTCGCCCGAAAAGAGCTGCAGCGACTCCGTGACAGCATTGACAACCTTGATGCCGCGCTGATTCACCTTCTTGCGGAGCGATTCAAGTGCACCAAGGAGGTCGGCAAACTCAAGGCGCAATATGAGCTTCCGCCTGCGGATCCCGAGCGGGAAGCCCAGCAGATACGCCGGCTGCGTCTCCTGGCGGAGGAGTCGAAGCTCGATCCTGTTTTCGCCGAGAGGTTTCTGGGTTTCATCGTCGAAGAAGTCGTCAGGCATCATGAATTGATAGCCAACAGCATGTCGGCAGCGCGCGGGAATTAG
- a CDS encoding RNA polymerase sigma factor, producing MTRRQERFLQATMPASDLVHNLARRLTTCAADAEDLVQETYTRAWAAWQDGRRPRKAAPWLATICLNLGRDRLRRTANRAETSWQPGFDPPGPADVEDEAINHSLIETAIRRLPIDEQIALVLMDLCGFTAAEVAAITNSPRGTVLSRAHRGRKKLAHTIEGVRPNAPRS from the coding sequence ATGACCCGGCGGCAGGAGCGATTCCTCCAGGCGACCATGCCCGCGTCGGACCTGGTCCACAACCTGGCCCGGCGGCTCACCACCTGCGCCGCCGACGCCGAGGACCTGGTCCAGGAGACCTACACGCGGGCGTGGGCAGCCTGGCAGGACGGCCGCCGCCCGCGCAAGGCGGCGCCGTGGCTGGCCACGATCTGCCTCAACCTGGGCCGCGACCGGCTGCGCCGTACCGCCAACCGCGCCGAGACGAGCTGGCAGCCCGGCTTCGACCCGCCGGGGCCGGCGGACGTGGAGGACGAGGCGATCAACCACTCGCTGATCGAAACGGCCATCCGGCGGCTTCCCATCGACGAGCAGATCGCCCTGGTTCTGATGGACCTGTGCGGGTTCACCGCCGCCGAGGTCGCCGCCATCACCAACAGCCCGCGGGGGACCGTGCTGTCCCGGGCCCATCGCGGCCGCAAGAAGCTGGCGCACACCATCGAGGGGGTGAGGCCGAATGCGCCACGATCCTGA